Proteins encoded in a region of the Haloarchaeobius salinus genome:
- a CDS encoding bacterio-opsin activator domain-containing protein, which yields MTDDTEPVSTGPTDAHVRAVAGVDTDDSVESEGASHRRPHPDETPGTARGINRLLVGLGRGVGDCGCRDDAERTLCRGLVDSGLYESVWVGVRSLDGGGLAARTSAGDGGESGRTDGLSAAVTPPDATHPAVSALRSGETAVADAGSITAEGWPVPEHAPDEGLVAAVPVGSADTVDSVFAVHTRRRNAFGELERTGLEALGTTLGLTVDAIRGRELFFADGVVELELRVTDDDSPLVRASAAHDCRISLEGYAAAEGDWRLYCDVAGTELGEFADCVTADPAVADSRSIVERSTGGRVEIEATTLPVLNRTVAVGATVRSAVADHGACRVTLELPRSADSREVVASLRVPFPDLDFLSCRELDRQAAEPTAATGVLDGLTDRQRETLETAYRAGYFEWPRRNSAEETAPELGIASSTFHLHLREAQRRVLDTLLD from the coding sequence ATGACCGACGATACCGAGCCTGTCAGCACCGGACCGACCGACGCGCACGTCCGGGCGGTGGCTGGCGTGGATACCGACGACTCCGTGGAGTCGGAAGGAGCGAGCCACCGGAGACCCCATCCCGACGAGACGCCGGGCACCGCACGGGGCATCAACCGACTGCTCGTGGGCCTCGGCCGCGGAGTCGGCGACTGCGGCTGCCGCGACGATGCCGAGCGCACGCTCTGTCGCGGGCTCGTCGACTCGGGGCTCTACGAGTCCGTCTGGGTCGGCGTCCGCTCGCTCGACGGCGGCGGGCTCGCGGCCCGGACCAGCGCCGGGGACGGCGGCGAGAGCGGACGAACGGACGGGCTCTCCGCCGCGGTCACGCCACCGGACGCTACGCACCCAGCGGTCAGTGCGCTCCGGTCCGGGGAGACGGCGGTCGCCGACGCCGGGTCGATCACCGCGGAGGGGTGGCCGGTCCCCGAGCACGCCCCCGACGAGGGGCTGGTCGCAGCGGTTCCCGTCGGGTCGGCCGACACCGTCGACAGTGTGTTCGCCGTCCACACCCGCCGCCGGAACGCATTCGGCGAGCTCGAACGGACTGGCCTCGAGGCGCTCGGGACGACGCTCGGGCTGACCGTCGATGCCATCAGAGGTCGGGAGCTGTTCTTCGCCGACGGCGTCGTCGAGCTCGAGCTCCGGGTCACGGACGACGACTCGCCGCTCGTGCGCGCCTCGGCAGCACACGACTGCCGCATCTCCCTCGAGGGGTACGCCGCGGCGGAGGGCGACTGGCGGCTCTACTGCGATGTGGCCGGAACCGAGCTGGGGGAGTTCGCCGACTGCGTGACCGCGGACCCGGCAGTCGCCGACAGCCGGAGCATCGTCGAGCGGAGCACCGGGGGACGGGTCGAGATCGAAGCAACCACGCTCCCGGTGCTGAACCGGACGGTCGCAGTCGGGGCGACAGTCCGCTCGGCGGTCGCGGACCACGGGGCCTGCCGGGTGACCCTCGAGCTCCCCCGGTCGGCCGACAGCAGGGAGGTCGTGGCGTCGCTCCGGGTTCCGTTCCCCGATCTCGACTTCCTCTCGTGCCGGGAGCTCGACCGGCAGGCTGCGGAGCCGACCGCGGCGACGGGTGTACTCGACGGACTGACTGACCGCCAGCGGGAGACCCTCGAGACGGCGTACCGGGCGGGCTACTTCGAGTGGCCCCGCCGGAACAGTGCCGAGGAGACCGCGCCGGAGCTCGGAATCGCCTCCTCGACGTTCCACCTCCACCTTCGCGAGGCCCAGCGGCGCGTGCTCGACACGCTGCTCGACTGA
- a CDS encoding tetratricopeptide repeat protein translates to MDEFPRDQRTLDVLTKRLGVLRRLCEGAAYKRDLVGELDQSRSTINRAIDDLASVDLVERTDDGFTATLAGRLALERLGAFQIDLDDIVAAEAVVDPLPFDAPLDTAAVAGSRAVPATDPAPYRPLEGFHDDLATATRYRALLPSLDDPRHVRLLYEHVATDGRPAELVVAPEVLDTLRSEFPRRMAAMAEADGFRLFVGDVPPFALALVEDEAPTDDGAPVGGYPTDPETTVHVVVFAERGGVHGTLANETHEAVRWATERYDAVRADADDRTDAFLAADATTPVVDADGGAVEGAPDTGLRNQLSVALEREGFVQLDVSYFRHEPVADPPTAWRAGLTLPEVHTGYAVARTLPDGDADMTERLLGDLTAGTDVVVVGPPGSGKSTVCKHVACEWYERDRGSVLYREGGRGRPFESVDDLAVTADIADGHTLVVVEDAVRSDADAVFDALERFADRDDVSVLLDARTAEWRDPPGDVRDPTGLSVHHMPTLGEADVERFVEGFERTTDEGVGASVDELRAEIADAPADDAGAPGEVLLLLHRLATFADPLAEGPTSLEAAVASVHESLAGDDLALDVCTLVNVLNAAGIGVPPHALYAVADPEEFDGVDAAIERLEGRVLFPRDDGSYRTVHESWSVTFLAYLLDAEGEALAAERFGDCLTALLSLADHPGRRDRIARHHDEALALPGLVDDPGDWADETAAALYALGREHPKLAPLYGGERDSVALPTACSEDVAEDRPIWVGRMFLDAGRFDDAERAFERLPADETRHAFERAFGLSRVADGRGRYDAAVAHAEECLSLAEELGDRELGGRAERRLGRALANREEYEAADPHLRRALESFDSLGDRRRAATTLDYLGSVAQSRSEYGTAREYHRRSLELSRELGDRHGEARSLANLGSVALGHTEFETARKQYERSLDIHRRLGNRDAVASVLENIGLVARHQGEYATAEEYHERSLAVSEELGDAHGEARSLGNLGLLAKKRDEYDDAVDYYERTLEIHRELGLRHGEAKACCNLAEAAVQQGDAETAREYVERANDVMEELGDRKGLAITANVLGAAHREDGAYDDACEEFRRSIELFRSVEIPQGRAVARRNLGETLAATGEVDAARDHWRTALETFEAVAVPQDALETLELLVWTCRVEDDDETALQWCERSRELLADASDAVVERHRGWVDRQLDDLDGD, encoded by the coding sequence ATGGACGAGTTCCCCCGCGACCAACGGACCCTCGACGTACTCACGAAGCGACTCGGTGTACTCCGTCGCCTCTGTGAGGGTGCGGCGTACAAGCGGGACCTGGTCGGCGAGCTCGACCAGTCCCGGTCGACCATCAACAGGGCCATCGACGACCTGGCGTCGGTCGACCTCGTCGAGCGCACGGACGACGGGTTCACCGCGACCCTCGCCGGGCGGCTGGCGCTGGAGCGGCTCGGGGCGTTCCAGATCGACCTCGACGACATCGTCGCCGCCGAGGCGGTCGTGGACCCGCTCCCGTTCGACGCGCCGCTCGACACCGCGGCCGTCGCCGGCAGCAGAGCGGTCCCCGCGACCGACCCCGCCCCGTACCGCCCGCTGGAGGGGTTCCACGACGACCTGGCGACCGCCACTCGCTACCGGGCGCTGCTGCCGTCGCTTGACGACCCCAGACACGTGCGGTTGCTGTACGAGCACGTCGCCACCGACGGGCGACCGGCCGAGCTGGTCGTCGCCCCCGAGGTGCTCGACACCCTCCGGTCGGAGTTCCCCCGGCGGATGGCGGCGATGGCCGAGGCTGACGGGTTCCGGTTGTTCGTCGGCGACGTCCCACCGTTCGCCCTCGCGCTTGTCGAGGACGAAGCCCCGACCGACGACGGAGCGCCGGTAGGTGGGTATCCCACCGACCCGGAGACGACCGTCCACGTCGTGGTGTTCGCCGAACGTGGCGGCGTCCACGGGACGCTGGCGAACGAGACCCACGAAGCGGTTCGGTGGGCGACGGAGCGGTACGATGCGGTCAGGGCCGATGCAGATGACCGGACGGACGCGTTCCTCGCGGCCGACGCGACGACGCCTGTGGTCGACGCCGACGGCGGGGCAGTCGAGGGAGCGCCCGACACCGGTCTCCGCAATCAGCTGTCCGTCGCGCTCGAACGGGAAGGGTTCGTCCAGCTCGACGTCTCCTACTTCCGACACGAACCGGTCGCCGATCCACCGACCGCATGGCGGGCCGGACTCACACTCCCCGAGGTCCACACCGGCTACGCCGTCGCACGGACGCTACCCGACGGCGACGCCGACATGACCGAGCGGTTGCTCGGGGACCTGACCGCGGGGACGGACGTCGTGGTCGTCGGGCCGCCTGGGTCGGGCAAGAGCACCGTCTGCAAACACGTCGCCTGCGAGTGGTACGAGCGCGACCGCGGATCCGTCCTCTACCGTGAAGGGGGACGGGGCCGTCCGTTCGAATCCGTCGACGACCTCGCCGTGACCGCCGACATCGCCGACGGCCACACGCTCGTCGTCGTCGAGGACGCGGTGCGGTCGGACGCAGACGCGGTCTTCGACGCCCTCGAGCGGTTCGCCGACCGCGACGATGTGAGCGTCCTGCTCGACGCCCGCACGGCCGAGTGGCGGGACCCGCCCGGCGACGTCCGCGACCCGACCGGGCTGTCGGTTCACCACATGCCGACGCTGGGGGAAGCCGACGTCGAGCGGTTCGTCGAGGGATTCGAGCGGACAACCGACGAGGGGGTCGGCGCGTCGGTGGACGAACTACGGGCGGAGATCGCGGACGCGCCGGCCGACGACGCGGGCGCGCCCGGCGAGGTGCTCTTGCTGTTGCACCGGCTGGCGACCTTCGCCGACCCGCTCGCCGAGGGGCCGACGTCGCTGGAGGCCGCCGTCGCCTCGGTACACGAGTCGCTCGCGGGTGACGACCTCGCGCTGGACGTCTGCACCCTCGTGAACGTGCTGAACGCGGCGGGAATCGGGGTACCGCCGCACGCGCTGTACGCTGTCGCCGACCCCGAGGAGTTCGACGGCGTCGACGCGGCCATCGAGCGCCTGGAGGGCCGTGTACTGTTCCCCCGCGACGACGGCAGCTACCGGACGGTCCACGAGTCGTGGTCGGTGACGTTCCTGGCCTACCTGCTCGACGCCGAGGGCGAGGCCCTCGCCGCCGAGCGGTTCGGCGACTGCCTCACCGCGCTCCTCTCGCTGGCGGACCACCCAGGCAGGCGCGACCGGATCGCCCGCCACCACGACGAGGCACTCGCCCTCCCCGGACTCGTCGACGACCCCGGCGACTGGGCCGACGAGACGGCGGCGGCGCTCTACGCGCTCGGCCGGGAGCACCCAAAGCTCGCGCCGCTGTACGGCGGCGAGCGCGACAGCGTCGCCCTCCCGACCGCGTGCTCGGAGGACGTCGCCGAGGACCGCCCGATCTGGGTCGGTCGGATGTTCCTCGACGCGGGTCGCTTCGACGACGCCGAACGCGCGTTCGAGCGCCTCCCCGCCGACGAGACCCGACACGCGTTCGAGCGGGCGTTCGGTCTCTCCCGGGTCGCCGACGGGCGCGGGAGGTACGACGCGGCCGTCGCCCACGCCGAGGAATGCCTCTCGCTGGCCGAGGAGCTGGGTGACCGCGAACTCGGGGGACGAGCGGAGCGACGACTCGGCCGCGCGCTGGCCAACCGCGAGGAGTACGAGGCGGCGGACCCGCACCTCCGTCGGGCGCTCGAATCCTTCGACTCGCTCGGGGACCGTCGCCGGGCGGCGACGACGCTCGACTACCTCGGCTCGGTCGCCCAGAGTCGCTCCGAGTACGGGACTGCCCGGGAGTATCACCGGCGGAGCCTGGAGCTCTCGCGCGAGCTCGGCGACCGCCACGGCGAGGCCCGCAGCCTGGCGAACCTGGGGTCGGTCGCCCTGGGCCACACCGAGTTCGAGACCGCCCGAAAGCAGTACGAACGGAGCCTCGACATCCACCGCCGCCTCGGCAACCGCGACGCGGTCGCATCCGTACTCGAGAACATCGGGCTGGTCGCGCGTCACCAGGGCGAGTACGCCACCGCCGAGGAGTACCACGAGCGGAGCCTGGCAGTGAGCGAGGAGCTCGGTGACGCCCACGGGGAGGCTCGGAGCCTCGGGAACCTCGGGCTGCTCGCGAAGAAGCGCGACGAGTACGACGACGCGGTCGACTACTACGAGCGCACCCTCGAGATCCATCGGGAACTCGGGCTGCGCCACGGCGAGGCGAAGGCCTGCTGCAACCTGGCCGAGGCCGCGGTCCAGCAGGGCGACGCCGAGACGGCCCGGGAGTACGTCGAGCGCGCGAACGACGTCATGGAGGAGCTGGGCGACCGGAAGGGGCTGGCGATAACCGCGAACGTCCTCGGGGCGGCCCACCGCGAGGACGGCGCGTACGACGACGCCTGCGAGGAGTTCCGCCGGAGCATCGAGCTGTTCAGGTCGGTCGAGATTCCGCAGGGGCGGGCGGTCGCGCGCCGGAATCTCGGCGAGACACTGGCTGCGACCGGCGAGGTAGACGCGGCACGCGACCACTGGCGGACAGCCCTCGAGACGTTCGAGGCGGTCGCCGTCCCACAGGACGCTCTGGAGACGCTGGAACTGCTCGTCTGGACCTGTCGTGTCGAGGACGACGACGAGACGGCCCTGCAGTGGTGCGAGCGCTCCCGGGAGCTCCTCGCAGATGCCTCCGACGCCGTCGTCGAGCGCCACCGGGGCTGGGTCGACCGGCAGCTCGACGACCTCGACGGAGACTGA
- a CDS encoding CBS domain-containing protein, producing MIEIPVHGALTDGAVVARPDCSLPEAAGYLRDPDVPALVVRDGPDGVAGIVTESDLVAAVAEEGFTLPVGEVMSTPVVTVRPTMPVGLAADRMRKAGIGVLPVVDGDGEYHGVVTRGTLAPYVTRGRLDTTWDAEPLRLDPASEDESTDAEATDPA from the coding sequence ATGATAGAGATCCCAGTTCACGGGGCGCTGACCGACGGCGCGGTGGTGGCCCGGCCGGACTGTTCGCTCCCCGAGGCCGCGGGGTACCTCCGCGACCCCGACGTCCCGGCGCTGGTCGTCCGGGACGGACCCGACGGCGTGGCGGGTATCGTCACCGAATCGGACCTCGTCGCCGCCGTCGCCGAGGAGGGCTTCACCCTCCCGGTGGGCGAGGTCATGTCCACTCCCGTCGTGACGGTCCGGCCGACGATGCCGGTCGGACTGGCGGCCGACCGGATGCGGAAGGCCGGCATCGGTGTCCTTCCCGTCGTCGACGGTGACGGGGAGTACCACGGCGTCGTCACCCGCGGCACGCTCGCACCGTACGTCACACGGGGCCGCCTCGACACCACGTGGGACGCGGAACCGCTCCGACTCGACCCGGCGTCGGAGGACGAGTCGACGGACGCCGAAGCCACGGACCCCGCGTAG
- a CDS encoding cation diffusion facilitator family transporter: MDDRRRTVRRVGAVVLLANVALALAKGAVYVESGSLAVGSEAVNSLSDSVYSLVVLVGLYLTTQPPDFEHPHGHERIEPFVSLFVAAGIFAAGVLVFWQSSTTLLAGDIAVNATPAGIGVLAGSAVIKLGLYRYCLTRGSDANSPALVATALDNRNDVLTALAALVGVLGATAGYPVLDPLAAAVVSLGILWTGVEIVRDNVNYLVGGAPPDDLRAEIVERATAHPEVEGVHDVVAHYVGPEIDVSLHIEVEGDHTLFEAHDIESDVVQAIRELPEVDDVFVHVDPKELGEWKADEEAERLVGNSGE; the protein is encoded by the coding sequence ATGGACGACCGCCGTCGAACCGTCCGTCGGGTCGGAGCCGTCGTCCTGCTCGCCAACGTCGCGCTGGCGCTGGCGAAGGGCGCGGTGTACGTCGAGAGCGGGAGCCTCGCCGTCGGCTCCGAGGCGGTCAACAGCCTCTCCGACTCCGTCTACAGCCTCGTCGTGCTCGTCGGGCTCTACCTGACGACCCAGCCGCCGGACTTCGAGCACCCCCACGGCCACGAGCGCATCGAGCCGTTCGTCTCGCTGTTCGTGGCCGCCGGCATCTTCGCCGCGGGTGTGCTCGTCTTCTGGCAGTCGAGCACGACGTTGCTGGCCGGCGACATCGCCGTCAACGCGACACCGGCCGGTATCGGCGTGCTCGCGGGCTCGGCCGTAATCAAGCTCGGGCTCTACCGCTACTGTCTGACACGGGGCTCGGACGCGAACTCCCCCGCACTGGTCGCGACGGCGCTCGACAACCGCAACGACGTGCTCACCGCGCTGGCGGCGCTCGTCGGCGTCCTCGGTGCGACCGCGGGCTACCCGGTGCTCGACCCGCTGGCCGCCGCGGTCGTCTCGCTCGGCATCCTCTGGACCGGTGTCGAGATCGTCCGCGACAACGTCAACTACCTCGTCGGCGGGGCACCGCCGGACGACCTCCGGGCGGAGATCGTCGAGCGCGCCACCGCCCACCCCGAGGTCGAGGGCGTCCACGACGTCGTCGCCCACTACGTCGGCCCGGAGATCGACGTGAGCCTCCACATCGAGGTCGAGGGCGACCACACGCTGTTCGAGGCCCACGACATCGAGAGCGACGTCGTCCAGGCCATCCGCGAGCTACCGGAGGTCGACGACGTGTTCGTCCACGTCGACCCGAAGGAACTCGGCGAGTGGAAGGCGGACGAGGAGGCCGAGCGGCTGGTCGGCAACTCCGGGGAGTGA
- a CDS encoding HIT family protein: MEQVFAPWRIDWVERDGNDDIDGCPFCELPARDADREYRIVARNAGAFVILNNYPYNPGHAMVIPHSHTGDFRELDDGTLLAHAHLKQRTFDALDEAMGPDGYNAGLNLGGGAAGGSIDDHLHTHVVPRWNGDTNFMPVVGDTKVIVEAVSETYGRLYEAFAAQDGAVVEGDDTAVRFPDDGPE, encoded by the coding sequence ATGGAACAGGTGTTCGCACCGTGGCGCATCGACTGGGTGGAACGCGACGGGAACGACGACATCGACGGCTGCCCCTTCTGCGAGCTGCCCGCCCGGGACGCCGACCGCGAGTACCGCATCGTCGCCCGGAACGCGGGCGCGTTCGTCATCCTGAACAACTACCCGTACAACCCGGGCCACGCGATGGTGATCCCCCACAGCCACACCGGCGACTTCCGGGAGCTCGACGACGGGACGCTGCTCGCACACGCCCACCTCAAACAACGGACGTTCGACGCGCTCGACGAGGCGATGGGGCCGGACGGCTACAACGCCGGGCTGAACCTCGGTGGCGGCGCGGCCGGCGGCTCCATCGACGACCACCTCCACACCCACGTCGTCCCGCGCTGGAACGGCGACACCAACTTCATGCCGGTCGTCGGCGACACGAAGGTCATCGTCGAGGCGGTCTCGGAGACGTACGGGCGACTGTACGAGGCGTTCGCCGCACAGGACGGCGCGGTCGTCGAGGGCGACGACACGGCGGTGCGGTTCCCAGACGACGGGCCCGAGTGA
- a CDS encoding DUF7835 family putative zinc beta-ribbon protein, translating into MATTDNSIDGRTEHCESCDTDTIHQVSVQLVTESTKKENSQFSREPYRVTECQQCGTRESQRMNNA; encoded by the coding sequence ATGGCGACGACTGACAACTCAATCGACGGGCGGACCGAACACTGTGAGAGCTGCGACACCGACACCATCCACCAGGTGTCCGTCCAGCTCGTCACGGAGAGCACGAAGAAAGAGAACTCCCAGTTCTCCCGGGAACCCTACCGCGTCACGGAGTGCCAGCAGTGCGGGACCCGCGAGAGCCAGCGGATGAACAACGCCTGA